A DNA window from Leptolyngbya sp. KIOST-1 contains the following coding sequences:
- a CDS encoding site-specific integrase produces MAYYVPVSLFDVLELFNSSAPARSNPKLVGNLKTVLRKYILPNYGLSPLSLKQEECLVASLKSLKFRDFKNVEFYLLKTATSVSKGTLANYKSVLSRFLSWAQDQAWYHDAAGTYDGQLAPRLRTDYSLKRARRGKGRPRAANPHSLKAHELNSTLVKQIEQFHNFLTAPEIPKRQDRPLREVTYKSYELSIRLFGGWLHKVQDLPLDEIRLEMMADRDWLDDFIAWGINERKNSYGWAIVTSAAALNVAKWQHYKRSKQAKYRDIEEIEDIRALMIQISHKREREPKRTISKEVLAEKLITLEQCIEVVNYLRKCCAPQLSRLIRGEGKRNVAGGKRSDLAIMQSWQRYLLIAILTYCPIRQRELRELEIGRTLFREEDGYVVRLSPEDHKTGSKTGKEREFALPSHLTADLDEWINVWRPKATKAHQLVFFQISPQLPENLGSPYLGTRISELVTRTMYKVTGVLYGEPKRTSPHDFRRIAITWQRKHGSRDQDEALAEMMGHSVREADRTYSQLTSRERTEKAQNWWKAQSS; encoded by the coding sequence ATGGCCTATTATGTTCCTGTTTCGCTATTTGATGTTCTGGAGCTATTCAATAGTTCAGCTCCTGCAAGAAGTAACCCAAAGCTTGTGGGTAACCTAAAGACTGTTCTTCGGAAATATATCTTGCCGAACTATGGCTTATCTCCTTTGTCGCTGAAGCAGGAGGAATGTTTAGTTGCTTCCCTGAAGTCACTGAAGTTTCGCGACTTTAAGAATGTGGAGTTTTACTTGCTAAAAACTGCTACTAGTGTTAGCAAAGGAACCCTTGCTAATTACAAGTCAGTACTTAGCCGATTCCTAAGCTGGGCGCAAGATCAAGCTTGGTACCATGATGCCGCTGGTACCTATGACGGTCAGCTCGCTCCTCGATTGAGAACTGACTACAGTCTTAAAAGGGCTCGAAGGGGCAAGGGACGACCACGAGCCGCTAACCCTCATAGCCTTAAAGCTCATGAACTCAACTCGACTTTGGTCAAGCAGATAGAGCAATTCCATAATTTTTTGACAGCACCAGAAATTCCTAAGCGCCAAGATCGCCCCTTAAGAGAGGTTACTTATAAGTCTTACGAACTTTCCATCCGACTTTTCGGTGGGTGGCTTCATAAGGTTCAAGACCTTCCTTTAGATGAAATTAGGTTAGAGATGATGGCTGACCGAGATTGGCTAGATGACTTCATAGCCTGGGGAATCAATGAACGTAAAAATAGCTATGGCTGGGCTATTGTTACTAGTGCTGCGGCATTAAATGTTGCAAAGTGGCAACACTATAAACGCTCAAAACAAGCCAAATACCGAGATATAGAAGAAATCGAGGATATTCGAGCTTTGATGATTCAAATTTCCCATAAGCGAGAAAGAGAACCCAAGCGCACTATTTCTAAGGAGGTGCTGGCTGAAAAATTGATTACTCTCGAACAATGTATTGAAGTGGTGAACTATTTAAGAAAGTGCTGTGCTCCCCAACTGTCACGCCTGATTAGGGGAGAGGGCAAGCGTAATGTTGCTGGAGGGAAGCGATCTGATCTAGCAATTATGCAGAGTTGGCAACGATACTTGCTTATCGCAATTCTGACATACTGCCCAATTCGTCAGCGGGAACTGAGAGAACTAGAGATAGGCAGAACCTTATTTCGGGAGGAGGATGGCTATGTGGTGCGACTCAGTCCTGAAGACCATAAGACCGGGAGTAAGACCGGCAAGGAAAGGGAATTTGCCTTACCCTCTCACTTGACTGCTGATTTAGATGAGTGGATAAATGTCTGGAGACCTAAGGCTACAAAGGCACATCAACTTGTTTTCTTTCAAATTTCACCTCAACTGCCTGAGAATCTTGGGAGCCCGTATTTGGGTACTAGGATTAGCGAGCTAGTCACTCGCACTATGTACAAGGTGACAGGGGTTCTGTACGGCGAGCCGAAGCGGACTTCACCCCACGATTTTCGACGAATTGCCATCACTTGGCAGCGAAAACATGGCAGCCGTGACCAGGATGAGGCGTTGGCGGAGATGATGGGGCATTCAGTTCGGGAGGCTGACAGAACCTATAGCCAGTTGACCAGCCGTGAGAGAACCGAGAAGGCTCAAAATTGGTGGAAGGCTCAATCGTCTTGA
- a CDS encoding cation:proton antiporter, with the protein MSALIGSDLISVSPPFLPLTSGASLWLAEVAESEAELEPLILASVLLSLIVVYLAAKIGGELCARVNLPAVLGELVGGVIVGVSAMHLIVFPEGGGEVQSLLMNLVGMTTNQSPEGLLRVFQGESEVISILAELGVIILLFEIGLESDLKELIRVGPQAAMVAIVGVVAPFAAGTAGLIALFGIGTIPAVFAGAALTATSIGITAKVLAEMQQLSSKEGQIIIGAAVLDDVLGIIVLAVVASLAKTGEIEILNVVYLIAGAAAFLVGSIFIGRLLSPYFVMVVNQMRTRGQVIISSLIFAFVLAYIAAAIQLEAILGAFAAGLILAETSKHKELEEQISPIADMLVPIFFITVGARTDLSVLNPLEPANRAGLVIASFLVVVAILGKVIAGFVIFGQPGINRLAVGVGMIPRGEVGLVFAGVGAASGVLTESLDAAIIVMVIFTTFLAPPLLRVVFKDDEEAIAQAISEPIAEEVESAP; encoded by the coding sequence ATGAGTGCCCTCATCGGCAGCGACCTGATTAGTGTCTCCCCCCCCTTTCTCCCGTTGACCTCTGGTGCCAGTCTCTGGCTTGCCGAAGTTGCAGAATCGGAAGCGGAGCTAGAGCCGCTGATTCTCGCCAGCGTGCTGCTGAGTTTGATAGTGGTCTACCTGGCTGCCAAAATTGGCGGTGAGTTGTGTGCCCGCGTCAACCTCCCCGCTGTGTTGGGAGAGTTGGTTGGGGGGGTGATTGTCGGTGTCTCGGCCATGCACCTGATCGTGTTTCCCGAGGGCGGCGGCGAGGTACAGTCGCTGCTGATGAACCTGGTGGGTATGACCACCAACCAGTCGCCCGAGGGTTTGCTCAGGGTATTTCAGGGCGAGAGCGAAGTCATCTCGATTCTGGCCGAACTGGGGGTGATTATTCTCCTGTTTGAGATTGGCCTAGAGTCTGACCTCAAAGAGCTGATTCGGGTTGGCCCCCAGGCGGCGATGGTGGCCATTGTGGGCGTGGTCGCACCCTTTGCCGCCGGTACGGCGGGGCTGATTGCGCTGTTTGGCATCGGCACCATTCCGGCGGTGTTTGCTGGGGCTGCACTCACGGCAACCAGCATTGGCATTACGGCTAAGGTGCTGGCTGAAATGCAGCAACTAAGCTCCAAGGAAGGGCAGATTATCATCGGGGCGGCGGTGCTGGATGACGTACTCGGCATTATTGTCCTGGCCGTAGTCGCCAGCCTGGCCAAAACTGGCGAAATTGAAATTCTCAACGTGGTCTATCTGATCGCTGGAGCCGCCGCCTTTCTGGTGGGGTCAATCTTTATTGGTCGCCTGCTCAGCCCCTACTTTGTCATGGTGGTCAACCAGATGCGAACTCGCGGTCAGGTGATCATCAGCTCGCTGATTTTTGCCTTTGTACTGGCTTATATCGCCGCCGCCATTCAGCTAGAGGCCATTCTAGGCGCTTTTGCAGCGGGCCTGATTTTAGCTGAAACCTCTAAGCACAAAGAGCTGGAGGAGCAGATCAGCCCCATTGCCGACATGCTGGTGCCGATTTTCTTTATCACCGTTGGGGCCCGCACCGACCTGAGCGTGCTCAATCCACTAGAACCAGCCAACCGGGCTGGATTGGTCATTGCCTCGTTTCTGGTGGTGGTGGCCATTCTAGGTAAGGTCATAGCTGGGTTCGTGATCTTTGGCCAACCCGGCATCAATCGCCTGGCGGTTGGAGTGGGTATGATTCCCCGGGGCGAGGTGGGGCTGGTGTTTGCCGGGGTCGGAGCCGCCAGTGGCGTCCTAACCGAATCCCTCGATGCCGCCATCATCGTTATGGTGATCTTCACGACATTTCTGGCTCCGCCCCTGCTGCGGGTGGTGTTTAAGGATGACGAGGAGGCGATCGCTCAGGCCATCAGTGAACCTATAGCCGAAGAGGTAGAATCCGCCCCATAG
- a CDS encoding DEAD/DEAH box helicase: MKLPVKLQDLIQQGDELIAQISQLMALGNVWIDCSGVDAAPDDKLDLLLSAAPSGWDLLEFSEVIDSSTLTETFAEQLIARINFRLGRVVSPPAPLALSAADSEPSTPLDIFNLRDEVISDYRSYVKSFLKIRDSKVESFVDQELEKGELWPDPLVQLNPSYRPGAYIAPLVEQGVLHPDCARYFPDYVSKYPFRYHQEQAFRIARQEQPYVLTTGTGSGKSMTYVVPIIDDLLRNPGIRGVRAILVYPMNALINSQKQEFDKFLGGIPGSPIRVEQYTGQESLTKKTDIQNNPPQIILTNYVMLELMLSRTHEEKLVASSDLKFLVLDELHTYRGRQGADVAILVRKLRQRCGQDFLCIGTSATMSTEGNRDDRKQTVAEVASKLFGTEVNADHVIDETLERSIKRPEPTPEELKTALAQPLPSENEQSLATFQAHPLAAWMELAFGLKDEAGHLVRRTPIALSAGAQQLSELTQTPLELCQATLRQMFLWGSKTKGLAFRLHQFISQGGSVYATAEPAKSRELTLEGQYATTEDRLLYPLVFCRECGQDYYMVFYNRDRDEIQPLLPTQLDFNPDESVIQEGYLTLNEPGLWNESEADRLPDTWFRETKREGRVPKKEYAQFIPQRLRVLPNGRVTSSLLQGTEFWFSPKPFSVCLNCGIVHDRRKSEFTKLSRLSSEGRSTTTTLLCLSTVNRLKSSNAVKPTAQKVLSFTDNRQDASLQAGHFNDFVQTSLLRAALNRALTAKSSLTHADLVRCVVEQMNLAQTVYAKQPAEFDGPGKRRNERAFQKLVEYRLYEDLRKGWRFVQPNLEQCGLLAIEYDGIEEVCTSNSLWERYPHRILLQATAQQRCEVVKAFLDQLRKDLALDADLLQTEKVEQLLREVNQAIADPWSFDMYEKLHEAKWATYHQSERGTDWGKAQVKLTARSKIGRFLRSERAWPWLNQPISEADYDALVRAFVAALADAGFLLQEQDKIQLRVDSLKWVAQKATHIPPDPMTAKRLQGSEVAFTEVNKFFQTFYEQSSSGIHNLEGREHTGQVKNEKRQEREAKFRDGKLATLFCSPTMELGIDISDLNIVHMRNVPPSPANYAQRSGRAGRSGQAALVITYASIGSGHDQYFFKRQDQMVAGVVVPPKLELGNQDLIRAHIHSIWLAHTGLSLENSMNQLLDLEQVSYPLKESIRNELHLASDRLERCLKAAQTILQDRICQNDLTQAAWYSEDWLRYVLETALNSFDRACDRWRALYSDAVAQLETARQVIDRSARGNVTHEERKNAEALEREARRQIDLLVGQVKPGSGHTQFEFYPYRYFASEGFLPGYNFPRLPVRTYIQAGDDGEFISRPRVVAIREFAPGNIVYYEGSKFQISKTRTPVGGIEAAYQRVALCPTCGYFHDGDNSLREFCENCGAQLKADSRNNPPKLNRLLTMETMLTRRRERITCDEEERLKYGYNVTTHFRYSEGRKVVATVEAEDGTSLLKLTFGETAKLWRINRGLTRNRQEAGFKLNTATGLWGEPKQEKEQLAPDSLHSQVHLVVDDTCNVLMVEPCQVPAENSEAFLASFQYALQRAIQAAYKLENDELASERLGQGHHILFWEASEGGAGVLSQILEDPKSFQRLAAEALDICHFNHEKESCIQACYECLLSYRNQFDHPLLNRHLIRPWLNQLTTSNVCLHVDSDKRDEHYAWLIAQTDPSSDLERQVLDAIYQQGLKLPDTAQTLIEVANCKPDFLYTREKVAIFCDGSVHDHPDQREQDQIDRDNLRYSAGYSVLVLRYDQDWRSQLSILSSLLP, from the coding sequence ATGAAACTACCCGTTAAACTCCAAGATCTGATCCAGCAAGGGGATGAATTGATTGCCCAGATCAGCCAACTCATGGCTCTGGGCAATGTTTGGATTGATTGCTCTGGGGTAGACGCAGCTCCCGACGACAAGCTCGACCTGTTGCTGTCAGCAGCTCCCTCAGGCTGGGACTTACTGGAGTTCTCTGAGGTCATCGACTCCAGCACGCTGACAGAAACGTTTGCTGAGCAGCTCATTGCGAGAATTAACTTTCGACTGGGGCGTGTTGTCTCTCCCCCTGCCCCCCTAGCCCTATCAGCAGCCGATTCAGAGCCTTCTACTCCCCTCGATATCTTTAACCTGCGGGATGAGGTTATCAGCGACTACCGTAGCTATGTCAAAAGCTTCCTCAAAATTCGCGACAGCAAAGTTGAGTCCTTTGTCGATCAAGAGCTAGAGAAAGGCGAACTCTGGCCCGACCCACTGGTACAGCTCAACCCCTCCTACAGGCCTGGAGCCTACATTGCGCCACTGGTCGAACAGGGTGTCTTGCACCCAGACTGTGCCCGCTACTTCCCCGACTACGTTTCCAAATACCCCTTTAGGTACCACCAAGAGCAGGCCTTTCGCATTGCTCGCCAAGAGCAGCCCTATGTTTTGACCACAGGCACCGGGTCTGGCAAAAGCATGACCTACGTTGTGCCCATCATCGACGATCTATTGCGCAATCCAGGCATCCGAGGGGTGCGGGCCATTTTGGTCTACCCCATGAATGCTTTGATCAACTCCCAAAAGCAAGAGTTCGATAAATTCCTGGGGGGCATCCCAGGCTCCCCTATTCGCGTAGAGCAATACACCGGCCAGGAAAGCCTGACCAAAAAGACCGACATTCAAAACAATCCACCCCAAATTATCCTCACTAACTACGTGATGCTAGAGCTGATGCTCAGCCGCACCCACGAAGAAAAGCTAGTAGCCTCCAGCGACTTGAAGTTTCTCGTGCTCGATGAATTGCACACCTATCGCGGTCGGCAGGGGGCCGATGTCGCCATTCTGGTGCGCAAACTGCGCCAGCGCTGTGGCCAAGACTTCCTGTGCATTGGCACCAGCGCCACCATGTCCACCGAGGGCAACCGCGACGATCGCAAGCAAACCGTTGCGGAGGTTGCCAGCAAGCTCTTTGGCACCGAGGTCAACGCTGATCATGTGATCGACGAAACCCTAGAGCGTTCGATTAAACGACCAGAACCAACCCCCGAAGAACTCAAGACAGCCCTTGCGCAGCCCTTACCCAGCGAAAATGAGCAGTCCTTAGCCACGTTTCAGGCCCATCCCCTCGCCGCCTGGATGGAGTTGGCCTTTGGCCTGAAGGACGAAGCGGGACACCTAGTGCGGCGTACCCCGATCGCGCTTTCTGCCGGGGCACAACAGCTATCAGAGTTAACTCAGACGCCTCTGGAGCTATGCCAGGCTACACTCCGGCAAATGTTTCTCTGGGGCAGCAAAACCAAAGGCTTGGCCTTTAGGTTGCACCAGTTCATCTCCCAAGGCGGAAGCGTCTACGCGACAGCAGAACCGGCAAAAAGCCGTGAGCTAACCCTAGAAGGCCAGTACGCCACTACCGAAGACCGGCTACTCTACCCCCTGGTGTTTTGTCGGGAATGCGGACAGGACTACTACATGGTGTTCTACAACCGCGATCGCGACGAGATCCAGCCTCTTCTACCCACTCAGCTCGATTTCAATCCCGATGAGTCGGTCATTCAGGAAGGCTACCTCACCCTCAACGAGCCAGGGCTATGGAACGAAAGCGAGGCTGATCGCCTGCCAGATACCTGGTTCCGGGAAACTAAGCGGGAAGGGCGAGTGCCGAAAAAAGAGTACGCCCAATTTATCCCTCAACGCCTGCGGGTGCTACCCAATGGGCGCGTCACCAGCTCACTATTGCAAGGCACTGAGTTTTGGTTCTCTCCCAAACCATTCAGCGTTTGCCTCAATTGCGGTATCGTCCATGACCGCCGCAAGAGCGAGTTTACTAAACTCTCTCGTCTCAGCAGTGAAGGTCGCAGCACCACCACAACCCTGCTATGCCTATCGACTGTCAACCGGCTGAAAAGCAGCAATGCGGTAAAACCTACCGCCCAAAAGGTGCTCAGCTTCACTGATAACCGTCAGGATGCTTCGCTCCAGGCAGGACACTTTAACGACTTTGTGCAAACTAGCCTGCTGCGAGCAGCGCTAAATCGTGCCCTCACGGCCAAATCATCTCTCACCCATGCCGACTTAGTACGGTGTGTCGTGGAACAAATGAATCTGGCGCAGACCGTCTACGCCAAACAACCCGCCGAATTTGATGGCCCAGGCAAGCGCCGCAATGAGCGAGCCTTTCAGAAGCTAGTGGAATATCGGCTCTATGAAGACCTGAGAAAGGGTTGGCGCTTTGTACAGCCCAATTTAGAGCAGTGCGGTTTGTTAGCCATTGAATATGATGGCATTGAGGAAGTTTGCACCTCCAATAGCCTATGGGAGAGATACCCTCACCGCATCTTATTGCAGGCTACAGCTCAGCAACGCTGTGAGGTGGTGAAAGCGTTTTTAGACCAACTCCGCAAAGACTTGGCGCTCGATGCCGACCTGCTCCAGACTGAGAAGGTAGAGCAGCTTCTCAGGGAAGTTAATCAAGCGATCGCCGATCCCTGGTCGTTCGATATGTATGAAAAGCTTCATGAAGCCAAATGGGCCACATACCACCAATCAGAGCGCGGTACAGATTGGGGCAAGGCCCAGGTGAAGCTCACCGCCCGTAGCAAAATAGGCCGTTTTCTGCGGTCTGAGCGAGCTTGGCCCTGGCTGAATCAACCAATTTCCGAGGCTGACTATGACGCGCTCGTTCGAGCGTTTGTAGCGGCTCTAGCCGATGCGGGCTTTCTGCTCCAAGAGCAGGACAAAATTCAACTCCGGGTAGATTCTCTGAAATGGGTCGCCCAAAAAGCAACCCACATCCCTCCAGACCCCATGACCGCCAAGCGGCTTCAGGGAAGTGAGGTGGCCTTCACCGAAGTAAATAAGTTCTTCCAAACCTTCTACGAACAAAGCAGCTCAGGCATCCACAACCTAGAGGGACGAGAACACACCGGCCAAGTCAAAAACGAAAAACGCCAGGAGCGTGAAGCGAAATTTAGAGACGGCAAACTCGCCACCCTATTTTGTTCTCCCACCATGGAGTTGGGTATCGATATTTCCGATTTGAACATCGTTCACATGCGGAACGTCCCTCCTAGCCCAGCAAACTATGCCCAGCGCAGTGGTCGAGCCGGTAGAAGTGGGCAAGCTGCTTTGGTCATCACCTATGCCTCCATCGGCAGTGGCCACGATCAGTATTTTTTTAAGCGGCAAGATCAAATGGTGGCTGGGGTCGTTGTCCCTCCAAAACTAGAGTTGGGTAACCAAGATCTCATTCGTGCCCACATTCATTCCATCTGGTTAGCCCATACAGGGCTATCGTTGGAAAATTCCATGAACCAGCTGCTTGATCTGGAGCAAGTAAGCTATCCCCTCAAGGAAAGCATCCGCAACGAACTGCATCTCGCATCAGACCGCCTAGAGCGTTGTCTAAAGGCAGCCCAGACTATCTTGCAAGATAGGATTTGCCAAAACGACTTAACCCAGGCGGCCTGGTACAGCGAAGATTGGTTGCGCTACGTGCTGGAGACGGCCCTTAATAGCTTTGACAGGGCGTGCGATCGCTGGCGAGCCCTTTACAGCGATGCCGTGGCTCAGCTAGAAACCGCTCGCCAAGTTATTGACCGCTCGGCCCGAGGCAATGTGACCCATGAAGAACGGAAAAATGCCGAGGCCCTGGAGCGCGAGGCCCGGCGACAAATAGACCTGTTGGTTGGCCAAGTAAAACCTGGCAGTGGTCACACCCAGTTTGAGTTTTATCCCTACCGCTACTTTGCCTCTGAGGGGTTTTTGCCGGGTTACAATTTCCCCCGCTTGCCCGTGCGCACGTATATCCAAGCCGGAGATGATGGGGAATTCATCTCGCGACCAAGGGTTGTAGCCATTCGTGAATTTGCCCCAGGCAACATTGTCTACTACGAAGGGAGTAAATTCCAAATATCTAAAACCCGCACCCCGGTTGGGGGTATAGAAGCCGCCTATCAACGGGTGGCGCTATGTCCAACCTGTGGTTATTTCCACGATGGTGACAACTCCTTAAGAGAATTCTGTGAAAACTGCGGTGCTCAGCTCAAGGCTGATAGCCGTAACAACCCGCCGAAGCTAAACCGCTTACTCACCATGGAAACCATGCTGACCCGGCGGCGAGAACGCATTACCTGCGATGAAGAAGAACGCCTCAAATATGGTTACAACGTCACTACACACTTCCGCTATAGCGAAGGGCGAAAAGTCGTAGCCACCGTTGAAGCCGAAGATGGCACTTCGTTGCTCAAGCTCACCTTTGGGGAAACAGCCAAACTATGGCGTATCAATCGAGGCCTAACTCGCAACCGCCAGGAAGCTGGCTTTAAGTTAAACACGGCCACCGGCTTATGGGGTGAACCCAAGCAAGAAAAAGAACAGCTAGCTCCAGACTCACTACACAGCCAGGTACATCTGGTTGTAGATGACACCTGTAATGTCTTAATGGTGGAGCCTTGCCAAGTTCCTGCCGAAAACTCAGAAGCGTTTTTGGCCAGTTTCCAATACGCACTACAGAGAGCTATTCAAGCTGCTTATAAACTTGAGAACGATGAGCTAGCCTCTGAGCGGCTGGGGCAAGGCCACCATATCTTATTCTGGGAGGCCTCAGAGGGTGGAGCTGGGGTGCTCTCACAGATTCTGGAAGACCCCAAATCATTTCAACGGCTAGCTGCCGAGGCTTTGGATATTTGCCACTTTAACCACGAAAAAGAAAGCTGCATCCAAGCCTGCTACGAATGCTTGTTGTCCTATCGCAATCAGTTTGACCATCCATTGCTAAACCGGCATCTGATCCGGCCCTGGCTAAATCAGCTCACCACCAGCAATGTTTGCCTCCATGTAGATAGCGATAAACGAGATGAGCATTATGCGTGGCTTATAGCCCAAACGGATCCTAGCTCTGATTTAGAGCGTCAGGTGTTAGACGCCATTTATCAGCAAGGTCTTAAACTGCCCGATACCGCCCAAACCCTCATTGAAGTTGCTAACTGTAAGCCCGACTTCCTCTACACAAGAGAAAAAGTGGCTATCTTCTGTGATGGCTCTGTCCACGACCATCCAGATCAACGGGAGCAAGACCAGATTGACCGAGACAACTTAAGGTACAGCGCTGGCTACTCCGTCCTAGTTCTTCGCTATGACCAAGACTGGCGCAGTCAGCTCTCGATTCTTTCCAGCCTGCTCCCCTAA
- a CDS encoding site-specific integrase: MYSKTPTGKASKGTVTVITSNGRLQLRFRHAGERHYISIGLSDSPEGRKLAEMKAREIELDILSGNFDQTLAKYKPQSAMSVASLDITPKTTPKLNELWQQYVDARKTGKSPATIRMYGWMANHLERCPHKHLADSQAVFDWVTTHVPADSAKRVLMHLGACCRWAKKSDIIGSNPFDGMSADVKVQKAGTEEEEINPFTRDERDQVIAAFKANRYYGYYAPLMQFLFFTGCRPSEAIALQWKHIGSKVITFRQAVIYDGRRLVLKEGLKTQKLRRFPVNAQLTELLESIKPASADPEALVFPSREFKFIDWHNFANRAWAKVMASLTDIEYRNPYQTRHTFCSLCREADIPSIQIAKWVGNSAQMIDRVYAKPTDHIQVPEL, translated from the coding sequence ATGTACTCTAAAACCCCCACTGGCAAAGCTTCTAAAGGAACTGTTACGGTAATCACCTCTAATGGCCGGTTGCAGCTCCGATTTCGCCATGCTGGCGAGCGGCATTACATTTCCATAGGGCTGTCTGACAGCCCAGAAGGGCGCAAACTAGCTGAGATGAAGGCTAGAGAGATCGAGCTAGATATTCTTTCCGGCAACTTCGACCAAACTCTGGCAAAGTACAAGCCTCAGTCAGCAATGAGTGTGGCATCGCTGGACATTACACCCAAAACTACACCCAAGCTGAATGAGCTGTGGCAGCAGTACGTTGATGCCAGGAAGACTGGCAAGTCTCCTGCAACAATTCGGATGTACGGGTGGATGGCTAACCATTTGGAAAGGTGTCCTCACAAGCACTTGGCTGACTCTCAGGCCGTGTTTGATTGGGTTACTACCCACGTGCCCGCTGACTCGGCTAAGCGGGTTTTAATGCACTTGGGGGCCTGCTGCCGGTGGGCCAAGAAGTCAGACATCATTGGCTCAAACCCGTTTGATGGGATGTCTGCCGATGTCAAAGTGCAGAAGGCCGGGACAGAGGAGGAGGAGATCAATCCCTTCACCCGCGATGAGCGGGATCAAGTTATCGCGGCCTTCAAGGCAAATCGGTATTACGGCTACTATGCCCCTTTGATGCAATTTCTGTTTTTCACTGGGTGTCGCCCATCAGAAGCGATCGCGCTTCAGTGGAAACATATCGGATCCAAAGTCATAACTTTTAGGCAAGCGGTGATTTATGACGGTAGAAGGCTGGTATTGAAGGAAGGCCTCAAGACTCAGAAGTTGAGGAGGTTTCCAGTCAATGCCCAGTTGACCGAACTGCTGGAGTCGATCAAGCCCGCTTCAGCTGATCCTGAAGCGTTGGTATTTCCCAGTCGGGAATTCAAATTCATCGATTGGCACAACTTCGCGAACCGGGCCTGGGCCAAAGTGATGGCTTCTTTGACAGATATTGAGTACCGCAATCCCTATCAGACTCGGCATACGTTTTGTAGCCTTTGTCGAGAGGCAGATATACCCAGCATTCAAATTGCTAAGTGGGTAGGTAACTCCGCGCAGATGATTGATCGGGTCTATGCTAAGCCGACAGATCATATTCAGGTGCCAGAGTTGTGA